A region of Lycium barbarum isolate Lr01 chromosome 1, ASM1917538v2, whole genome shotgun sequence DNA encodes the following proteins:
- the LOC132600505 gene encoding formin-like protein 20 isoform X2 has protein sequence MALFRRFFYRKPPDRLLEISERVYVFDCCFSTDALDEYEYKSYMGGIVAQLQDHYPDASFMVFNFKEGDHRSQISDILTQYDMTVMDYPRKYEGCPVLPLEMIKHFLRSSESWLSLEGQQNVLLMHCERGGWPVLAFMLAGLLLYREQYTGEQKTLDMVYRQAPRELLYVLSPLNPQPSQLRYLHYITRRNIGLDWLPSDIPFALDCIILRVLPLFDGGRGCRLLVRVYGLDPASPTSNRSSKLLFSTSKTKQHGRLYRQEECALVKIDIHCRVQGDVVLECIHLDDDLVREEMIFRVMFHTAFVRSNVLMLTRDEIDVPWDAKDQFSREFKAEVLFSDADALPSIITTEAPDEDDNETEGTSPDEFFEVEEIFSNAVDGQDGRGESDAHSVQDSMQDDDSIEVWKEEVEHHAFQDDAFVEVNRKLDGNMDSTQQASKTNDLGDKDDLINSKAVISDASSHKDSEPETPGASVMSEEGGNKQDIEGTFRQERQGSKLTADINNGKNEKAPSSLKKQLASNSKLAADGIGPKNKSKQKESLGTLSRLAKPNAVSRWIPSNKGSYTNSMHVAYPPSRYKSAPPALAVTRDFQSGLKSKSPSPRASSEAKILAGASRIPKKRSSCPASLDISAVKEGPVAMTSSSESVESQALDLQASPTSPRPSSLPSFQYPSTLSLELPPIQEASTSMPASVTPPVSSPESHIITASLTHHSFPPPPPPPPPPSQFLSLSHNVKSLSPPSPPPPPSPPPLPPPSNGLRVTHMGSSHSHNVKSISPPPPPPPSSPSLNGLRMTHMGNSSPPPPPPPPLPPESSTVLRVGRVLSPNPSPTSSPNVACATSSLVTLSSLLPPPPPPPPPPPLPPPLYAPTAPKLRSFGMSILPPSPPPPPPILVIHGALHPPPPFSVVPGVTALPTMSASPPPPPPPPPPPLLGASASPPPPPPMHVSPPSPPSQDDPLQSTSTPSRNAPPPPPPPPPLPSTPLRNVLAPIPPPSPPPPPAPPPPPIPRNSPTSILPPPPPPLPPSRNALAPTPPPLSHCAPPTPTPSSILCHHPLCTPSSFAGAPPPPLLQAASLPSPSLLAVPPPPPPPPLPGVPAPPLPPYGGPPAPPPPPYGGPPAPPPPPAPPYGGPPAPPPPPYGGPPPPPGGGPPAPPPPPYGGPPPPLGGGPPAPPPPYGGGPPPPPPPPGGGPPPPPPPPGGAPPPPPPPGGKAPGPPPPPPPGGRAPGPPPPPGAPRPPGGGPPPPPAFGSKGPGAAGRGLPAGRAPALSRTRSNLKPLHWSKVTRALQGSLWEELQRHGEPQVAPEFDVSEIEVLFSATPKSSSSSKSGGKKKSADSKPDKVHLVDLRRANNTEIMLTKVKMPLPDMMAAALAMDESILDADQVENLIKFCPTKDEMDLLKGYTGDRELLGKCEQFFLELMKVPRVESKLRVFLFKIQFKSQVTDFKKSLNTVNSACEEVRNSLKLKEILKKILFLGNTLNQGTARGAAIGFKLDSLLKLTDTRATNNKMTLMHYLCKVLASKSPALLDFHEGLVSMEAASKIQLKSLAEEMQAIIKGLEKVKKELESSENDGPVSEIFCKTLKEFIGASEAEVGSLRELYSVAKCRCTCTIFQ, from the exons TGTTTGATTGTTGCTTCTCAACGGACGCATTGGACGAATATGAGTACAAGTCATACATGGGAGGTATTGTAGCTCAGCTGCAGGACCATTATCCGGATGCTTCTTTCATGGTTTTCAACTTCAAAGAAGGAGATCATAGGAGCCAAATATCGGATATATTAACGCAGTATGATATGACTGTCATGGATTATCCTCGAAAATATGAGGGTTGTCCTGTATTGCCACTGGAGATGATCAAGCACTTCTTGCGATCCAGTGAGAGCTGGCTTTCACTCGAGGGCCAACAAAATGTGTTGTTGATGCACTGTGAGAGGGGAGGGTGGCCTGTACTTGCTTTCATGCTTGCTGGCCTTCTTTTGTACAGAGAGCAATACACGGGTGAGCAGAAGACTCTTGACATGGTATATAGGCAAGCTCCTAGGGAACTTCTTTATGTTTTATCACCTTTGAATCCACAGCCATCTCAGCTTAGATATCTTCACTATATCACCAGAAGAAATATTGGCTTAGATTGGCTGCCATCAGATATTCCTTTTGCTTTAGATTGTATTATACTCAGGGTCCTTCCTCTATTTGATGGTGGGAGGGGCTGCCGACTGTTGGTTCGTGTCTACGGTCTGGACCCTGCTTCACCGACGTCCAATAGGAGTTCTAAACTCCTCTTTTCAACTTCAAAGACAAAACAACATGGTCGCCTCTACCGACAG GAAGAGTGTGCACTGGTGAAAATAGATATCCACTGTCGTGTCCAAGGAGATGTTGTTCTTGAGTGCATCCATTTGGATGATGATCTAGTTAGGGAAGAAATGATATTCCGAGTTATGTTTCACACGGCATTTGTTCGCTCAAATGTTTTAATGTTAACTCGCGATGAAATTGATGTCCCATGGGATGCAAAAGACCAATTTTCTAGGGAGTTCAAAGCAGAG GTTCTCTTTTCGGATGCTGATGCTCTACCATCTATTATCACCACTGAAGCACCAGATGAAGATGATAATGAGACTGAAGGTACTTCACCAGACGAGTTCTTTGAGGTGGAAGAGATATTCAGCAATGCTGTTGATGGACAGGATGGAAGAGGGGAATCTGATGCCCATTCAGTTCAAGACAGTATGCAGGATGATGACAGCATTGAAGTATGGAAAGAAGAGGTGGAGCATCATGCCTTTCAAGATGATGCTTTTGTTGAAGTTAATCGCAAACTAGACGGAAATATGGATTCTACTCAACAAGCATCAAAAACAAATGATTTAGGGGATAAGGACGACTTGATAAACTCCAAGGCTGTGATTTCTGATGCTTCTAGTCACAAGGACTCAGAACCAGAAACACCGGGGGCAAGTGTCATGTCAGAAGAAGGGGGGAATAAGCAAGATATAGAAGGCACCTTTAGACAGGAGAGGCAGGGTTCAAAGTTGACTGCTGATATCAATAACGGAAAGAATGAAAAGGCACCTTCATCTCTAAAAAAACAGCTAGCATCCAACTCCAAACTTGCTGCTGATGGGATTGGACCTAAAAATAAATCTAAACAGAAAGAATCCCTGGGCACTCTGTCGCGACTAGCAAAGCCAAATGCAGTGTCTCGGTGGATCCCTTCTAATAAAGGTTCTTACACTAATTCAATGCATGTGGCATATCCACCATCAAGGTATAAGAGTGCTCCACCTGCGCTTGCTGTTACCAGGGATTTCCAATCTGGGTTAAAATCAAAATCGCCATCTCCTCGAGCTTCTTCAGAAGCTAAAATTCTAGCTGGAGCAAGTCGTATTCCAAAGAAACGCTCTTCATGTCCTGCATCATTAGATATATCAGCAGTTAAGGAGGGACCTGTTGCAATGACCTCTTCATCAGAATCAGTTGAAAGCCAGGCACTTGACCTTCAGGCATCCCCTACAAGTCCCCGACCATCTTCACTGCCTTCATTTCAATATCCAAGCACTTTATCACTTGAATTGCCTCCTATTCAGGAAGCAAGTACTAGCATGCCAGCTTCTGTGACGCCACCTGTGTCTTCGCCGGAAAGCCATATTATAACAGCTTCTTTGACCCACCATTCCTTCCCTCCCCCACCTCCACCCCCACCTCCACCTTCTCAATTCCTATCACTTAGTCATAATGTCAAATCCTTATCACCACCATCACCTCCACCTCCGCCTTCCCCTCCCCCTCTTCCTCCACCATCAAATGGCTTGAGAGTGACTCATATGGGTAGCTCTCATAGTCATAATGTCAAATCAATTTCACCACCGCCTCCACCTCCGCCTTCCTCTCCATCATTAAATGGCTTGAGAATGACTCATATGGGTAATTCTTCTCCTCCTCCCCCTCCTCCCCCACCTTTACCCCCCGAATCATCTACTGTACTGAGAGTTGGTAGGGTATTATCACCAAACCCCTCACCCACTTCTTCGCCAAATGTCGCTTGTGCAACTTCCTCCTTGGTAACATTAAGTTCATTGCTACCTCCACCTCCACCTCCACCTCCACCTCCACCTCTACCTCCACCTCTATATGCACCCACTGCACCAAAATTACGTAGCTTTGGTATGTCCATTCTACCGCCATCACCTCCTCCCCCTCCCCCTATACTTGTAATTCATGGTGCCCTCCACCCACCTCCACCATTTTCAGTTGTGCCTGGAGTTACTGCTTTACCAACAATGAGTGCGTCACCACCAccacctcctcctcctcctcctcctcctctacTTGGTGCTTCAGCTTCACCTCCTCCACCACCTCCTATGCACGTTTCTCCTCCTTCACCACCTTCACAGGATGATCCACTTCAATCAACCTCAACTCCTTCACGAAATGCACCTCCCCCACCTCCACCTCCACCTCCCCTACCTTCAACTCCACTAAGAAATGTTTTGGCCCCAATTCCACCTCCATCTCCACCTCCACCTCCAGCTCCTCCTCCCCCACCTATACCAAGAAATTCTCCAACATCAATTCTACCTCCACCTCCACCACCCCTACCTCCTTCGAGAAATGCTCTAGCACCGACTCCCCCTCCCCTTTCGCACTGTGCTCCACCTACACCAACTCCATCTTCAATTCTTTGTCATCATCCTCTTTGCACCCCATCTTCTTTTGCTGGAGCACCTCCTCCACCTCTTTTGCAAGCTGCATCTTTACCATCTCCTTCACTGTTGGCAGTTccacctcctcctcctcctcctccattACCAGGAGTTCCAGCTCCTCCACTCCCCCCGTATGGCGGCCCACCAGCTCCTCCACCTCCCCCCTACGGCGGACCACCAGCTCCTCCACCTCCTCCAGCTCCCCCCTACGGCGgccctccagctcctccacctccCCCGTATGGCGGTCCACCACCTCCTCCTGGTGGAGgccctccagctcctccacctccCCCGTATGGCGGTCCACCACCTCCTCTTGGTGGAGgccctccagctcctccacctccCTACGGCGGCGGGCCTCCACCGCCACCTCCTCCCCCTGGTGGCGGTCCTCCACCGCCACCTCCACCCCCTGGTGGAGCACCACCTCCTCCACCACCTCCAGGAGGTAAAGCACCGGGTCCACCTCCCCCACCACCTCCTGGAGGTAGAGCACCTGGTCCACCTCCCCCACCTGGAGCTCCAAGACCTCCAGGTGGTGGACCTCCCCCACCGCCAGCATTTGGCTCTAAAGGTCCTGGGGCAGCTGGTAGAGGACTTCCTGCTGGGAGAGCTCCAGCACTTTCACGGACAAGATCTAATTTAAAGCCATTGCACTGGAGCAAGGTAACCAGGGCGCTACAGGGAAGCCTATGGGAGGAACTGCAGAGACATGGAGAGCCTCAAGT TGCTCCAGAGTTTGATGTGTCAGAAATTGAGGTTCTTTTCTCTGCTACCCCCAAGTCAAGTAGTTCAAGTAAATCTGGAGGAAAAAAGAAGTCTGCTGATTCTAAACCAGACAAGGTTCATCTG GTTGACCTAAGAAGGGCAAATAATACTGAGATTATGCTCACAAAGGTGAAAATGCCACTTCCAGACATGATG GCAGCTGCATTGGCAATGGATGAGTCTATTTTAGATGCAGATCAGGTGGAGAATCTGATAAAGTTTTGTCCTACGAAAGATGAGATGGATCTTCTTAAG GGTTACACTGGTGACAGGGAGCTTCTGGGAAAGTGTGAACAG TTCTTTTTGGAGTTGATGAAGGTGCCACGAGTAGAATCGAAATTAAGAGTGTTTCTCTTCAAGATTCAGTTCAAGTCTCAG GTGACAGACTTCAAGAAAAGCTTAAACACTGTGAACTCTGCATGCGAAGAG GTCCGAAATTCTTTAAAATTGAAGGAAATATTGAAGAAAATTTTGTTTCTAGGGAATACATTAAATCAGGGAACTGCCAGAG GTGCTGCCATTGGATTTAAGTTGGACAGTCTTTTGAAGCTCACTGATACCCGTGCTACTAACAACAAGATGACACTCATGCATTATCTTTGTAAG GTTCTTGCTTCCAAGTCACCAGCACTTTTAGACTTCCATGAAGGTCTTGTAAGCATGGAAGCTGCATCAAAG ATTCAATTGAAGTCTTTGGCTGAAGAAATGCAAGCGATCATCAAGGGGCTGGAAAAAGTTAAGAAGGAGCTGGAGTCATCTGAGAATGACGGCCCCGTGTCTGAAATCTTTTGCAAG ACCTTAAAGGAATTCATTGGTGCATCTGAAGCAGAGGTGGGCTCTCTCAGGGAGTTGTATTCCGTGGCG AAATGCAGATGCACTTGCACTATATTTCAATGA
- the LOC132600505 gene encoding formin-like protein 20 isoform X1, which produces MALFRRFFYRKPPDRLLEISERVYVFDCCFSTDALDEYEYKSYMGGIVAQLQDHYPDASFMVFNFKEGDHRSQISDILTQYDMTVMDYPRKYEGCPVLPLEMIKHFLRSSESWLSLEGQQNVLLMHCERGGWPVLAFMLAGLLLYREQYTGEQKTLDMVYRQAPRELLYVLSPLNPQPSQLRYLHYITRRNIGLDWLPSDIPFALDCIILRVLPLFDGGRGCRLLVRVYGLDPASPTSNRSSKLLFSTSKTKQHGRLYRQEECALVKIDIHCRVQGDVVLECIHLDDDLVREEMIFRVMFHTAFVRSNVLMLTRDEIDVPWDAKDQFSREFKAEVLFSDADALPSIITTEAPDEDDNETEGTSPDEFFEVEEIFSNAVDGQDGRGESDAHSVQDSMQDDDSIEVWKEEVEHHAFQDDAFVEVNRKLDGNMDSTQQASKTNDLGDKDDLINSKAVISDASSHKDSEPETPGASVMSEEGGNKQDIEGTFRQERQGSKLTADINNGKNEKAPSSLKKQLASNSKLAADGIGPKNKSKQKESLGTLSRLAKPNAVSRWIPSNKGSYTNSMHVAYPPSRYKSAPPALAVTRDFQSGLKSKSPSPRASSEAKILAGASRIPKKRSSCPASLDISAVKEGPVAMTSSSESVESQALDLQASPTSPRPSSLPSFQYPSTLSLELPPIQEASTSMPASVTPPVSSPESHIITASLTHHSFPPPPPPPPPPSQFLSLSHNVKSLSPPSPPPPPSPPPLPPPSNGLRVTHMGSSHSHNVKSISPPPPPPPSSPSLNGLRMTHMGNSSPPPPPPPPLPPESSTVLRVGRVLSPNPSPTSSPNVACATSSLVTLSSLLPPPPPPPPPPPLPPPLYAPTAPKLRSFGMSILPPSPPPPPPILVIHGALHPPPPFSVVPGVTALPTMSASPPPPPPPPPPPLLGASASPPPPPPMHVSPPSPPSQDDPLQSTSTPSRNAPPPPPPPPPLPSTPLRNVLAPIPPPSPPPPPAPPPPPIPRNSPTSILPPPPPPLPPSRNALAPTPPPLSHCAPPTPTPSSILCHHPLCTPSSFAGAPPPPLLQAASLPSPSLLAVPPPPPPPPLPGVPAPPLPPYGGPPAPPPPPYGGPPAPPPPPAPPYGGPPAPPPPPYGGPPPPPGGGPPAPPPPPYGGPPPPLGGGPPAPPPPYGGGPPPPPPPPGGGPPPPPPPPGGAPPPPPPPGGKAPGPPPPPPPGGRAPGPPPPPGAPRPPGGGPPPPPAFGSKGPGAAGRGLPAGRAPALSRTRSNLKPLHWSKVTRALQGSLWEELQRHGEPQVAPEFDVSEIEVLFSATPKSSSSSKSGGKKKSADSKPDKVHLVDLRRANNTEIMLTKVKMPLPDMMAAALAMDESILDADQVENLIKFCPTKDEMDLLKGYTGDRELLGKCEQFFLELMKVPRVESKLRVFLFKIQFKSQVTDFKKSLNTVNSACEEVRNSLKLKEILKKILFLGNTLNQGTARGAAIGFKLDSLLKLTDTRATNNKMTLMHYLCKVLASKSPALLDFHEGLVSMEAASKIQLKSLAEEMQAIIKGLEKVKKELESSENDGPVSEIFCKTLKEFIGASEAEVGSLRELYSVAGRNADALALYFNEDPAKCPFEQVTATLLNFVRLFRKAHEENLKQAEQDKKKVQKEAETENAEGSNSRKKGEK; this is translated from the exons TGTTTGATTGTTGCTTCTCAACGGACGCATTGGACGAATATGAGTACAAGTCATACATGGGAGGTATTGTAGCTCAGCTGCAGGACCATTATCCGGATGCTTCTTTCATGGTTTTCAACTTCAAAGAAGGAGATCATAGGAGCCAAATATCGGATATATTAACGCAGTATGATATGACTGTCATGGATTATCCTCGAAAATATGAGGGTTGTCCTGTATTGCCACTGGAGATGATCAAGCACTTCTTGCGATCCAGTGAGAGCTGGCTTTCACTCGAGGGCCAACAAAATGTGTTGTTGATGCACTGTGAGAGGGGAGGGTGGCCTGTACTTGCTTTCATGCTTGCTGGCCTTCTTTTGTACAGAGAGCAATACACGGGTGAGCAGAAGACTCTTGACATGGTATATAGGCAAGCTCCTAGGGAACTTCTTTATGTTTTATCACCTTTGAATCCACAGCCATCTCAGCTTAGATATCTTCACTATATCACCAGAAGAAATATTGGCTTAGATTGGCTGCCATCAGATATTCCTTTTGCTTTAGATTGTATTATACTCAGGGTCCTTCCTCTATTTGATGGTGGGAGGGGCTGCCGACTGTTGGTTCGTGTCTACGGTCTGGACCCTGCTTCACCGACGTCCAATAGGAGTTCTAAACTCCTCTTTTCAACTTCAAAGACAAAACAACATGGTCGCCTCTACCGACAG GAAGAGTGTGCACTGGTGAAAATAGATATCCACTGTCGTGTCCAAGGAGATGTTGTTCTTGAGTGCATCCATTTGGATGATGATCTAGTTAGGGAAGAAATGATATTCCGAGTTATGTTTCACACGGCATTTGTTCGCTCAAATGTTTTAATGTTAACTCGCGATGAAATTGATGTCCCATGGGATGCAAAAGACCAATTTTCTAGGGAGTTCAAAGCAGAG GTTCTCTTTTCGGATGCTGATGCTCTACCATCTATTATCACCACTGAAGCACCAGATGAAGATGATAATGAGACTGAAGGTACTTCACCAGACGAGTTCTTTGAGGTGGAAGAGATATTCAGCAATGCTGTTGATGGACAGGATGGAAGAGGGGAATCTGATGCCCATTCAGTTCAAGACAGTATGCAGGATGATGACAGCATTGAAGTATGGAAAGAAGAGGTGGAGCATCATGCCTTTCAAGATGATGCTTTTGTTGAAGTTAATCGCAAACTAGACGGAAATATGGATTCTACTCAACAAGCATCAAAAACAAATGATTTAGGGGATAAGGACGACTTGATAAACTCCAAGGCTGTGATTTCTGATGCTTCTAGTCACAAGGACTCAGAACCAGAAACACCGGGGGCAAGTGTCATGTCAGAAGAAGGGGGGAATAAGCAAGATATAGAAGGCACCTTTAGACAGGAGAGGCAGGGTTCAAAGTTGACTGCTGATATCAATAACGGAAAGAATGAAAAGGCACCTTCATCTCTAAAAAAACAGCTAGCATCCAACTCCAAACTTGCTGCTGATGGGATTGGACCTAAAAATAAATCTAAACAGAAAGAATCCCTGGGCACTCTGTCGCGACTAGCAAAGCCAAATGCAGTGTCTCGGTGGATCCCTTCTAATAAAGGTTCTTACACTAATTCAATGCATGTGGCATATCCACCATCAAGGTATAAGAGTGCTCCACCTGCGCTTGCTGTTACCAGGGATTTCCAATCTGGGTTAAAATCAAAATCGCCATCTCCTCGAGCTTCTTCAGAAGCTAAAATTCTAGCTGGAGCAAGTCGTATTCCAAAGAAACGCTCTTCATGTCCTGCATCATTAGATATATCAGCAGTTAAGGAGGGACCTGTTGCAATGACCTCTTCATCAGAATCAGTTGAAAGCCAGGCACTTGACCTTCAGGCATCCCCTACAAGTCCCCGACCATCTTCACTGCCTTCATTTCAATATCCAAGCACTTTATCACTTGAATTGCCTCCTATTCAGGAAGCAAGTACTAGCATGCCAGCTTCTGTGACGCCACCTGTGTCTTCGCCGGAAAGCCATATTATAACAGCTTCTTTGACCCACCATTCCTTCCCTCCCCCACCTCCACCCCCACCTCCACCTTCTCAATTCCTATCACTTAGTCATAATGTCAAATCCTTATCACCACCATCACCTCCACCTCCGCCTTCCCCTCCCCCTCTTCCTCCACCATCAAATGGCTTGAGAGTGACTCATATGGGTAGCTCTCATAGTCATAATGTCAAATCAATTTCACCACCGCCTCCACCTCCGCCTTCCTCTCCATCATTAAATGGCTTGAGAATGACTCATATGGGTAATTCTTCTCCTCCTCCCCCTCCTCCCCCACCTTTACCCCCCGAATCATCTACTGTACTGAGAGTTGGTAGGGTATTATCACCAAACCCCTCACCCACTTCTTCGCCAAATGTCGCTTGTGCAACTTCCTCCTTGGTAACATTAAGTTCATTGCTACCTCCACCTCCACCTCCACCTCCACCTCCACCTCTACCTCCACCTCTATATGCACCCACTGCACCAAAATTACGTAGCTTTGGTATGTCCATTCTACCGCCATCACCTCCTCCCCCTCCCCCTATACTTGTAATTCATGGTGCCCTCCACCCACCTCCACCATTTTCAGTTGTGCCTGGAGTTACTGCTTTACCAACAATGAGTGCGTCACCACCAccacctcctcctcctcctcctcctcctctacTTGGTGCTTCAGCTTCACCTCCTCCACCACCTCCTATGCACGTTTCTCCTCCTTCACCACCTTCACAGGATGATCCACTTCAATCAACCTCAACTCCTTCACGAAATGCACCTCCCCCACCTCCACCTCCACCTCCCCTACCTTCAACTCCACTAAGAAATGTTTTGGCCCCAATTCCACCTCCATCTCCACCTCCACCTCCAGCTCCTCCTCCCCCACCTATACCAAGAAATTCTCCAACATCAATTCTACCTCCACCTCCACCACCCCTACCTCCTTCGAGAAATGCTCTAGCACCGACTCCCCCTCCCCTTTCGCACTGTGCTCCACCTACACCAACTCCATCTTCAATTCTTTGTCATCATCCTCTTTGCACCCCATCTTCTTTTGCTGGAGCACCTCCTCCACCTCTTTTGCAAGCTGCATCTTTACCATCTCCTTCACTGTTGGCAGTTccacctcctcctcctcctcctccattACCAGGAGTTCCAGCTCCTCCACTCCCCCCGTATGGCGGCCCACCAGCTCCTCCACCTCCCCCCTACGGCGGACCACCAGCTCCTCCACCTCCTCCAGCTCCCCCCTACGGCGgccctccagctcctccacctccCCCGTATGGCGGTCCACCACCTCCTCCTGGTGGAGgccctccagctcctccacctccCCCGTATGGCGGTCCACCACCTCCTCTTGGTGGAGgccctccagctcctccacctccCTACGGCGGCGGGCCTCCACCGCCACCTCCTCCCCCTGGTGGCGGTCCTCCACCGCCACCTCCACCCCCTGGTGGAGCACCACCTCCTCCACCACCTCCAGGAGGTAAAGCACCGGGTCCACCTCCCCCACCACCTCCTGGAGGTAGAGCACCTGGTCCACCTCCCCCACCTGGAGCTCCAAGACCTCCAGGTGGTGGACCTCCCCCACCGCCAGCATTTGGCTCTAAAGGTCCTGGGGCAGCTGGTAGAGGACTTCCTGCTGGGAGAGCTCCAGCACTTTCACGGACAAGATCTAATTTAAAGCCATTGCACTGGAGCAAGGTAACCAGGGCGCTACAGGGAAGCCTATGGGAGGAACTGCAGAGACATGGAGAGCCTCAAGT TGCTCCAGAGTTTGATGTGTCAGAAATTGAGGTTCTTTTCTCTGCTACCCCCAAGTCAAGTAGTTCAAGTAAATCTGGAGGAAAAAAGAAGTCTGCTGATTCTAAACCAGACAAGGTTCATCTG GTTGACCTAAGAAGGGCAAATAATACTGAGATTATGCTCACAAAGGTGAAAATGCCACTTCCAGACATGATG GCAGCTGCATTGGCAATGGATGAGTCTATTTTAGATGCAGATCAGGTGGAGAATCTGATAAAGTTTTGTCCTACGAAAGATGAGATGGATCTTCTTAAG GGTTACACTGGTGACAGGGAGCTTCTGGGAAAGTGTGAACAG TTCTTTTTGGAGTTGATGAAGGTGCCACGAGTAGAATCGAAATTAAGAGTGTTTCTCTTCAAGATTCAGTTCAAGTCTCAG GTGACAGACTTCAAGAAAAGCTTAAACACTGTGAACTCTGCATGCGAAGAG GTCCGAAATTCTTTAAAATTGAAGGAAATATTGAAGAAAATTTTGTTTCTAGGGAATACATTAAATCAGGGAACTGCCAGAG GTGCTGCCATTGGATTTAAGTTGGACAGTCTTTTGAAGCTCACTGATACCCGTGCTACTAACAACAAGATGACACTCATGCATTATCTTTGTAAG GTTCTTGCTTCCAAGTCACCAGCACTTTTAGACTTCCATGAAGGTCTTGTAAGCATGGAAGCTGCATCAAAG ATTCAATTGAAGTCTTTGGCTGAAGAAATGCAAGCGATCATCAAGGGGCTGGAAAAAGTTAAGAAGGAGCTGGAGTCATCTGAGAATGACGGCCCCGTGTCTGAAATCTTTTGCAAG ACCTTAAAGGAATTCATTGGTGCATCTGAAGCAGAGGTGGGCTCTCTCAGGGAGTTGTATTCCGTGGCG GGCAGAAATGCAGATGCACTTGCACTATATTTCAATGAGGATCCTGCGAAATGTCCGTTTGAACAAG TCACTGCAACCCTCTTAAATTTTGTGAGGTTGTTCCGCAAAGCCCATGAAGAGAACTTGAAGCAGGCTGAACAAGATAAGAAGAAAGTTCAGAAGGAAGCAGAAACGGAGAATGCAGAAGGAAGTAACTCAAGGAAGAAGGGTGAGAAGTAA
- the LOC132616979 gene encoding uncharacterized protein LOC132616979 has translation MKDYSSVPMQGTGKIIRRSIFIFLQNYQFFTTTAALLAFPFAVSVLLLQAFVPLTSFLRAIHDHLHALFDAAGLPSSSKLFTLLNSKLSQTIAISFLAFPFTFSSLLFAKASIFKALTDQKPSKKPAFSSFFSLYSNLLLTQLCNSLVIISGNATCFTLLFFAFNIFNYGFNLSSPEFIFLSVTGAIIYSTVLASTMIICNLALVLSGIEKIEGCMAILKASFLIRGKTATALLLTLFFNLALAAVEALFQYRIVKAYHHKRTGFSAISLEGMFIAYLYAILLVLDTISSCLFFECCKTGRQMDEEGCFPYQIEIEDRDNHAVLMINTLEELS, from the coding sequence ATGAAAGACTACTCATCTGTTCCAATGCAGGGGACTGGCAAAATTATCAGAAGATCAATCTTTATCTTCTTGCAGAATTACCAGTTTTTCACTACAACAGCAGCACTTCTTGCGTTCCCTTTTGCTGTCTCCGTTCTTCTATTACAAGCATTCGTCCCCTTAACGTCTTTCCTCCGAGCAATCCATGATCACCTGCATGCTCTATTTGATGCAGCAGGATTACCATCCTCTTCAAAACTCTTCACCCTTCTCAATTCAAAGCTTTCACAGACCATTGCCATCTCTTTTCTTGCATTTCCTTTCACCTTTTCCTCCCTTCTTTTCGCAAAAGCGTCCATATTTAAAGCTCTCACTGATCAGAAACCATCCAAGAAACCtgcattttcttcttttttctcacTCTACAGTAACCTTCTTCTCACTCAACTTTGCAACTCATTAGTCATCATCTCAGGAAATGCAACTTGTTTTACTCTCCTATTTTTCGCCTTCAATATATTTAATTATGGATTTAACCTTTCATCTCCAGAATTCATTTTTTTATCAGTAACAGGAGCAATAATCTACTCAACCGTTCTGGCCAGCACTATGATCATCTGTAACTTGGCACTGGTATTATCAGGAATAGAGAAAATTGAAGGGTGCATGGCAATTCTCAAAGCTAGTTTCCTAATCAGAGGGAAGACTGCGACTGCATTATTGTTAACCCTATTTTTCAACTTGGCTCTGGCTGCAGTTGAAGCTCTATTTCAATACAGAATTGTCAAAGCTTATCATCACAAAAGAACAGGCTTTTCTGCTATTTCTTTGGAAGGAATGTTCATTGCTTATTTGTATGCCATTCTTCTGGTTCTTGATACCATTTCTAGCTGTCTTTTCTTCGAATGCTGTAAAACGGGTCGCCAGATGGATGAAGAGGGATGTTTCCCTTATCAAATTGAGATTGAAGACAGAGATAACCATGCAGTTCTGATGATAAATACCTTAGAGGagctttcttga